A window from Pseudobutyrivibrio ruminis HUN009 encodes these proteins:
- the secY gene encoding preprotein translocase subunit SecY, which produces MFQTLRDAFKIKDLRRRIGFTFLMLIVVRLGSLLPVPGINGNAFSSLFADSDSALNFFDSITGGSFSSMSVFALNITPYITSSIIMQLLTIAFPKLEEMQRDGEQGRKKMTQITRYLTIALALGESIAMAVGFGRSGYLVTYSVPFLNYVLVVVALTAGSAVLMWIGERITEKGIGNGISIVLTINIISRIPSDLTKLYEQFMAGKTIPKAVLAAVIIAAIIIALVVFVVILQSAERRIPVQYSNKIQGRRQVGGNSSIIPMRVNTAGVIPVIFAQSLLQTPVMIVQLLNKQPSGVWGKILSGMSQSNWFNPSNWIYTIGALVYVLLIIGFAYFYTEITFNPLEIAENLKRSGGFIPGIRPGKPTSDYLTAILKHVIFIGAIGLSIVALLPIVFNGLVGASVSFGGTSIIIIVGVIVETLKQVESQMMVRNYKGFLND; this is translated from the coding sequence ATGTTTCAGACACTACGCGATGCTTTTAAAATTAAAGATTTAAGAAGACGAATTGGTTTTACATTTTTAATGCTTATTGTTGTTAGGCTTGGAAGCTTGCTTCCAGTGCCTGGCATCAATGGCAATGCCTTTAGCAGTCTCTTCGCGGATAGTGATAGTGCATTGAACTTTTTTGATTCAATCACTGGTGGTTCATTCTCATCAATGTCAGTTTTCGCATTGAACATCACTCCATACATTACATCTTCTATCATTATGCAGTTGCTTACAATTGCATTTCCTAAGTTAGAAGAGATGCAGCGTGATGGTGAACAGGGTAGAAAGAAGATGACACAGATTACTCGTTATCTTACAATCGCCTTAGCACTTGGTGAGTCTATCGCAATGGCAGTTGGTTTTGGAAGAAGTGGTTATTTAGTAACGTATTCAGTTCCATTCCTCAACTATGTACTTGTTGTTGTAGCACTTACAGCTGGATCTGCAGTACTTATGTGGATTGGTGAGAGAATTACAGAAAAGGGTATTGGTAATGGTATTTCTATAGTTCTTACTATTAATATCATTAGCCGTATCCCTTCTGATTTAACAAAGCTCTATGAGCAATTTATGGCTGGAAAAACGATTCCAAAGGCAGTATTAGCTGCAGTTATTATAGCTGCAATAATTATTGCTCTTGTTGTATTCGTTGTTATACTCCAGAGCGCAGAGAGACGTATTCCAGTTCAATATTCAAATAAGATTCAGGGAAGAAGACAGGTTGGTGGCAATTCATCAATCATCCCTATGAGAGTTAACACTGCTGGTGTTATCCCTGTCATCTTCGCTCAGTCATTACTTCAGACACCTGTTATGATTGTTCAGTTATTGAACAAGCAGCCAAGTGGTGTTTGGGGAAAGATTTTAAGTGGAATGAGTCAGTCTAATTGGTTCAATCCTTCAAATTGGATTTATACAATTGGAGCACTTGTTTACGTATTACTTATTATTGGTTTTGCATATTTCTATACAGAGATTACATTCAATCCTTTGGAAATTGCAGAGAACCTTAAGCGTTCAGGTGGATTTATTCCAGGTATACGACCAGGAAAACCTACTTCAGATTATTTAACAGCAATCTTAAAGCATGTTATTTTTATTGGAGCAATTGGTCTTTCAATCGTAGCATTACTTCCTATCGTCTTTAACGGTTTGGTTGGCGCTAGTGTTTCATTTGGTGGTACATCAATCATCATTATTGTTGGTGTTATCGTAGAAACATTAAAGCAGGTTGAATCACAGATGATGGTTCGTAATTATAAAGGATTTTTAAATGACTAA
- a CDS encoding adenylate kinase, whose amino-acid sequence MKIIMLGAPGAGKGTQAKQIAAKYSIPHISTGDIFRANIKNGTELGKKAKEYMDQGLLVPDELTCDLVMDRIAQDDAKNGFVLDGFPRTIPQAEALDAALTKIGQSMDYAIDVDVPDENIINRMSGRRACLNCGATYHIVSIPPKKEGVCDTCGSQLVLRDDDKPETVKKRLDVYHDQTQPLIEYYKGKDILKSVDGTQPMEKVFEDITAILGA is encoded by the coding sequence ATGAAGATTATTATGTTAGGTGCACCTGGTGCAGGCAAAGGAACACAGGCAAAGCAGATTGCTGCTAAGTATTCAATTCCTCACATTTCTACAGGTGATATATTCCGTGCCAACATTAAAAATGGTACTGAACTTGGAAAAAAGGCAAAGGAATACATGGATCAGGGTTTGCTTGTTCCAGATGAACTTACTTGTGATCTTGTAATGGACCGCATTGCACAGGATGATGCTAAGAACGGATTTGTATTAGACGGATTCCCAAGAACTATTCCTCAGGCAGAAGCACTTGATGCTGCACTTACTAAGATTGGACAGTCAATGGATTATGCTATCGATGTAGATGTTCCAGATGAGAATATTATCAATAGAATGTCAGGTCGTAGAGCATGTTTAAACTGTGGTGCTACATATCATATCGTTTCTATTCCACCTAAGAAGGAGGGCGTATGCGATACATGCGGTAGCCAGTTAGTATTAAGAGATGATGATAAGCCAGAGACAGTAAAGAAGAGACTTGATGTTTATCATGATCAGACACAGCCACTTATTGAGTACTATAAGGGTAAGGACATTTTGAAGTCTGTTGATGGGACTCAGCCTATGGAAAAGGTTTTTGAGGATATCACTGCTATTTTAGGAGCTTAA
- the map gene encoding type I methionyl aminopeptidase: MSEVITIKTDEEIQLMREAGKILAQVHETLAKEIHEGMSTLDVDRLGEEVIRSYGCEPNFKGLYGYPASVCVSVNDEVVHGIPTDDHILVNGDIVSLDTGVLYKGYHSDAARTVGVGEISEEARLLIERTRQSFFQGMKFATAGNHLYDISGAIGDYAESFGYGVVRDLVGHGIGTSLHEAPEIPNFRRRFRRGPKLIKGMTLAVEPMINAGSCDVAWMDDEWTVVTMDESLSAHYENTIVITDGAPEILTLTPTELANPEGNKWI; encoded by the coding sequence ATGTCAGAAGTTATAACTATTAAAACTGATGAAGAAATTCAATTGATGCGTGAAGCTGGTAAGATATTAGCGCAGGTTCATGAAACTTTAGCTAAAGAAATTCACGAAGGAATGTCTACATTAGATGTAGATCGACTTGGTGAAGAGGTAATCAGAAGCTATGGATGTGAGCCAAACTTCAAAGGACTTTATGGATATCCAGCAAGTGTGTGTGTATCTGTAAATGATGAAGTTGTTCACGGTATTCCTACTGATGATCATATCCTTGTAAATGGAGATATTGTTAGTTTGGATACTGGAGTGCTTTACAAAGGTTATCATAGCGATGCAGCTCGTACAGTTGGTGTTGGAGAAATCAGTGAAGAAGCAAGACTTCTTATTGAAAGAACACGTCAGTCTTTCTTTCAAGGTATGAAATTTGCTACTGCTGGTAATCATCTATATGATATATCAGGTGCAATTGGTGATTATGCAGAGAGTTTTGGTTACGGAGTAGTTAGGGACTTAGTTGGACATGGTATTGGTACTTCGCTTCATGAAGCGCCAGAGATTCCAAACTTCAGACGTAGATTTAGAAGAGGTCCCAAACTAATCAAAGGTATGACACTTGCTGTAGAACCAATGATTAATGCAGGTAGCTGTGATGTAGCTTGGATGGATGATGAATGGACTGTTGTTACAATGGACGAGTCATTATCTGCTCACTACGAAAATACAATTGTTATTACTGATGGTGCTCCAGAAATCTTAACACTTACACCTACAGAACTTGCAAATCCGGAGGGAAATAAATGGATTTAA
- the infA gene encoding translation initiation factor IF-1: MSKADVIEVEGVVVEKLPNAMFKVELENGHQILAHISGKLRQNYIRILPGDKVTIEMSPYDLSKGRIIWRDK, from the coding sequence ATGTCTAAGGCAGATGTTATTGAAGTTGAGGGAGTTGTAGTAGAAAAGCTTCCTAATGCTATGTTTAAGGTAGAGCTTGAAAATGGTCACCAGATTCTTGCTCATATCAGTGGTAAGTTGAGACAGAATTACATCCGTATCTTACCTGGAGATAAGGTTACAATTGAAATGAGTCCATATGATCTTTCTAAGGGAAGAATTATTTGGAGAGATAAATAA
- the rpmJ gene encoding 50S ribosomal protein L36: MKVRSSVKPMCEKCKVIKRKGSIRIICENPKHKQRQG, from the coding sequence GTGAAAGTAAGATCTTCTGTAAAGCCTATGTGCGAGAAGTGCAAGGTCATCAAAAGAAAGGGTAGCATTCGTATTATCTGCGAGAACCCAAAGCATAAGCAGCGTCAGGGTTAA
- the rpsM gene encoding 30S ribosomal protein S13 produces the protein MARIAGVDLPRDKRIEIGLTYIYGIGRVSSNKILEAAGVDPNTRVKDLTDEEVKKISTVIDETMTVEGDLRREVALDIKRLQEIGCYRGIRHRKGLPVRGQKTKTNARTRKGPKRTVANKKK, from the coding sequence ATGGCTCGTATTGCAGGTGTAGATTTACCAAGAGACAAGAGAATTGAAATTGGTTTAACTTACATTTACGGAATCGGTAGAGTAAGCTCAAACAAGATTCTTGAAGCAGCTGGTGTAGATCCTAACACACGTGTTAAGGATTTAACTGACGAAGAAGTTAAGAAGATTAGCACAGTTATCGACGAAACTATGACTGTAGAAGGTGATCTTAGAAGAGAAGTTGCTCTTGATATTAAGAGACTTCAGGAAATCGGATGCTATAGAGGTATCCGTCATAGAAAGGGTCTTCCTGTTCGTGGACAGAAGACTAAGACAAACGCTCGTACTCGCAAGGGTCCAAAGCGTACAGTAGCAAATAAGAAGAAGTAA
- the rpsK gene encoding 30S ribosomal protein S11 has protein sequence MAKVAKKTTKKRVKKNVEHGQVHVQASFNNTIVTITDAQGNALSWASAGGLGFRGSRKSTPYAAQMAAETAVKAALVHGLKSVDVFVKGPGSGREAAIRAIDANGVQVLTIKDVTPVPHNGCRPPKRRRV, from the coding sequence ATGGCTAAAGTTGCAAAGAAGACAACAAAAAAGCGTGTAAAGAAAAACGTTGAACACGGACAGGTACATGTTCAGGCATCTTTCAATAATACTATCGTTACTATTACAGATGCTCAGGGTAACGCTCTTTCATGGGCAAGTGCTGGTGGTCTAGGATTTAGAGGTTCAAGGAAATCTACTCCTTATGCTGCACAGATGGCAGCAGAGACAGCAGTTAAGGCTGCATTAGTTCACGGTTTAAAGAGTGTAGATGTATTCGTAAAGGGACCAGGTTCAGGACGTGAAGCTGCAATCAGAGCGATCGATGCAAACGGCGTACAGGTTCTTACAATCAAGGATGTTACTCCAGTTCCACATAACGGATGTCGTCCACCAAAGCGTAGAAGAGTCTAA
- the rpsD gene encoding 30S ribosomal protein S4, translating into MAVNKTPVLKRCRSLDLDPTFLGYDKKSRRQKNRGRGKKSEYALQLQEKQKAKFIYGVLEKPFRNYYEKADRQKGMTGENLMTMLESRLDNVVFRMGFARTRKEARQVVDHKMFLVNGKPVNVPSYLVKAGDVIEVREKSKSLQRFKDIAEVTAGRTTPEWVDVDAENLKGTVKELPNREQIDVPVDEMLIVELYSK; encoded by the coding sequence ATGGCAGTTAATAAGACACCAGTTCTTAAAAGATGTAGATCTCTTGATTTAGATCCTACATTTTTAGGATATGATAAAAAGTCACGTAGACAGAAGAATAGAGGAAGAGGCAAGAAGTCTGAGTACGCTCTTCAGCTTCAGGAGAAGCAGAAGGCTAAGTTCATTTATGGCGTACTTGAGAAGCCTTTCCGTAATTATTATGAGAAGGCTGACCGTCAGAAGGGTATGACAGGTGAAAACCTTATGACAATGCTTGAGAGCCGTCTTGATAACGTAGTATTCCGTATGGGATTCGCTCGTACAAGAAAAGAAGCTCGTCAGGTTGTTGATCACAAGATGTTCCTTGTAAACGGCAAGCCAGTAAATGTTCCTTCATATCTTGTAAAGGCAGGCGACGTTATCGAAGTTCGCGAGAAGTCAAAGAGCCTTCAGAGATTCAAGGATATCGCAGAGGTTACAGCTGGTAGAACAACTCCAGAGTGGGTTGATGTTGATGCTGAGAACCTTAAGGGTACAGTTAAAGAGCTTCCTAATAGAGAGCAGATTGATGTACCAGTAGACGAGATGCTTATCGTCGAGTTATATTCAAAATAA
- a CDS encoding DNA-directed RNA polymerase subunit alpha, with the protein MLNFENPNIEIVEISEDKKYGRFVVEPLERGYGITLGNSLRRIMLSSLPGAAVSQIKIEGVLHEFSAIPGVKEDVTEIVMNIKELAIRNNSSSDEPKTAYIEFEGEGVVTAADIQVDSDIEIINPDLVIAHLNGGNDCKLYMELTITKNRGYISADKNKTPDTPIGKIAVDSIYTPVERVNMTVEDTRVGQVTDYDKLTLDVYTNGTMGPDEAVSMAAKVLSEHLNLFVNLSDAAQDLSVIADKPDDTTGKTLEMSIDELELSVRSYNCLKRAGINTVAELCDKSPDDMMKVRNLGRKSMEEVEQKLSELGLSLRMVED; encoded by the coding sequence GTGTTAAATTTTGAAAACCCAAATATTGAAATCGTAGAGATTTCTGAGGACAAAAAATACGGCAGATTCGTTGTTGAACCCCTTGAGAGAGGATATGGTATAACACTTGGTAATTCACTTCGTAGAATTATGCTTTCGTCTCTGCCAGGAGCTGCAGTTAGCCAGATAAAGATTGAAGGCGTTCTTCATGAGTTCAGTGCCATTCCAGGTGTAAAAGAGGATGTTACTGAAATCGTAATGAACATCAAGGAGCTTGCTATTAGAAATAATAGCTCTTCAGATGAGCCAAAGACAGCATATATTGAGTTCGAGGGAGAGGGAGTTGTTACAGCTGCTGATATCCAGGTTGACTCTGATATCGAGATTATCAATCCTGATCTTGTTATTGCACATCTTAATGGTGGTAATGATTGCAAGCTTTACATGGAGCTTACAATTACAAAGAATCGTGGATACATCTCTGCAGATAAGAACAAAACTCCAGATACTCCAATCGGTAAGATTGCAGTTGACTCAATTTACACACCAGTTGAGCGTGTAAATATGACAGTTGAGGACACTCGTGTAGGCCAGGTTACAGATTATGACAAGCTTACACTTGATGTATATACAAATGGCACAATGGGTCCAGATGAAGCCGTTTCTATGGCTGCAAAGGTACTCAGCGAGCACTTAAATTTATTTGTTAACCTTTCAGATGCTGCTCAGGATCTTAGCGTTATCGCTGACAAGCCTGATGATACAACAGGTAAGACTCTTGAAATGAGCATTGATGAGCTTGAGCTTTCAGTTCGTTCATACAACTGCTTAAAGAGAGCTGGTATCAACACAGTAGCAGAGCTTTGCGACAAGTCACCAGATGACATGATGAAGGTTCGTAACCTTGGTCGCAAGTCTATGGAAGAAGTAGAGCAGAAGCTTAGCGAGCTTGGTCTTTCACTTAGAATGGTAGAAGACTAG
- a CDS encoding bL17 family ribosomal protein: MAKYRKLSRTSSQRKALLRNQVTELLYHGKIVTTEAKAKEVKKIAEHIITLGVKEKDNFEEVTVQAKVARKDKDGKRVKEVVDGKKVTVYDTVDKKIKKDSPSRLHARRQMMQVLYTPTAKGAKKSETHKVDMANFVFDEIAPKYVDRKGGYTRIVKIGPRKGDAAMEVVLELV; encoded by the coding sequence ATGGCAAAGTACAGAAAATTAAGCAGAACATCATCACAGAGAAAAGCTCTTTTAAGAAACCAGGTAACAGAGCTTCTTTATCACGGCAAGATCGTTACAACTGAGGCTAAGGCTAAGGAAGTAAAGAAGATTGCTGAGCACATCATCACACTTGGTGTTAAGGAAAAGGATAACTTCGAAGAAGTTACAGTTCAGGCTAAGGTAGCACGCAAGGACAAAGATGGTAAGAGAGTAAAGGAAGTTGTTGATGGCAAGAAGGTAACTGTATACGATACAGTTGACAAGAAGATTAAGAAGGATTCTCCTTCAAGACTTCACGCTCGTCGTCAGATGATGCAGGTTCTTTACACACCAACAGCTAAGGGTGCTAAGAAGAGCGAAACACACAAGGTTGATATGGCTAACTTTGTATTTGATGAGATTGCTCCAAAGTATGTTGACCGCAAGGGTGGTTACACACGTATCGTAAAGATCGGACCACGTAAGGGCGATGCAGCTATGGAAGTAGTTCTTGAGCTTGTATAA